TTCTCACCAAATCACCGAGGCCAGTGCGACTGTCATCATGAGAACGAATCCGGTCAAACGCGCGCTGCGCGAAGGGAAAGCCAGCTATGGCACCTGGCTCTCGCTGGGGGATTTGTACGCCACGCGAGTCTTGGCGCGGATGGGGTTTGAGTGGTTGACGCTCGACCTGGAGCACGCGGCGATCGACTGGTCGCAAGCGGCGATGATCTTCGCGGCGGTGGCCGACGCCGGATGCGTGCCGTTGGCGCGCGTGCCGCAGGGGAGCCACGACTACATCAAGCGCGTGCTGGACGCCGGCGCCTGGGGGATTGTCGTGCCGATGGTGAACACAGTGGAGCAGGCGCGGGTGGCGATCGCCGCGGCCAAGTATCCGCCGGTGGGCAATCGCAGCCTGGGGGGCGGCATGCACTCGCTGAACTTCGCCGCCAGCAGCGGCGAATATTACAAGCGGGCGAACGACGAGATTTTGGTGGTGCTGCAGACGGAAAGCCCGCAAGGGGTAGCCAACGCCGAGGCGATCTATTCCTTGCCGGGGGTCGATGCGATCTTTGTGGGGCCGGTCGATTTGCGAGCGAACATGCGCCGGCCCGACGGCAGCGAGGCGAGCGACGCCGAATTCGAGGCGCTGCTGCAAGCGGTGATCGACGCGGGCAACAAGACGGGTACGCCGACCGGCATGCACGTGATGGACCCCGAGGCGGCGCTGGCGCGCACGCGGCAAGGGATGCGGTTTTTGGCGATTGGCAGCGACTTGCGAATGATGACCGAACGCGCGCAGCAGGTGCTGCGCACGGTGAAGCCCGATGGGGAGGGCAAGGACGTGGCGCGCTACTAATGCCGTTGTATTTGCTGGCCACGCTGGACACCAAGGGGGGCGAAGCGCGCTATCTGCGCGACGAATTGGCGCGGCTAGGGGTTGCGGTCACGCTGGTCGACGTGGGCGCGCTGGGCGAACCCCAGCTCGAGGGCGACATAGATCGCGCGGCGGTGTTTGCCGCCGCGGGCGCCAGCGTGAAAGAGATCGCCGCGCGGCGCGACCGGGGGGAGGCGGTAACGCGCGCGACCGAGGGGGCGCGGGCGCTGGTGCGCGATCACTTCGAGCGCGGCCTGGTGAGCGGCGTTATCGCCATGGGCGGTTCGGCCGGCACCACCATCGGCACGGCGGCGATGCGGGCGCTGCCGCTGGGCGTGCCGAAGCTGATGGTCAGCACGCTCGCTTCTGGCGAGGTGCGGCACTACGTCGGCGACAAAGACATTTTGATGCTCAACTCGGTGGTCGACATCGCCGGTCTGAATCGCATCACCAAGAGCGTGCTCAGTAGCGCCGCGCGGGCGATGGCGGGCATGCTGCTGTTGCCGCGCGGCGCGGACGCCGAGACGAGCGGCAAGCCGCTGATCGCGGCCACCATGTTCGGCGTCACCACGCCGTGCATCGAGGAGGCGCGGCGCGTGCTGGAGGCGAGCGGGTACGAGGTGCTGGTGTTCCACGCCACTGGCTCGGGGGGGAAGGCGATGGAGTCGCTCATCGCCGATGGGCTGATCGCCGGCGTGCTCGACATCACCACCACCGAACTGGCCGACGAACTGGTGGGGGGCTTTCTGACCGCTGGACCCGAGCGACTGACGGCCGCCGGCCAGCGCGGCGTGCCGCAGGTGGTGTCGGTCGGCGCCACCGACATGGTGAACTTTCACGGGCCAGAGAGCGTGCCGGCGCGATTTGGGGGCAGGAAGTTTTATCAGCACAATCCCGCAGTGACGCTGATGCGGACGACGGCGGAAGAGTGCCGGCGAATCGGCGCCGACATCGGAGCCAAGCTCGCGGCCGCGACCGGGCCGGCGGCGATTTACTTTCCGCGGCGGGGGGTGTCGGCGATTGACCGGGCAGGGGCCGCGTTCGACGACCCCGAGGCGCGCGGCGCGCTGCTGTCGGGATTGCGCGAGACGGCGGCCGGGGTGGAAATCGTGGAGCTTGACCAGCACATTAATGACCCGGAGTTTGCCGGGGTGGCCGCGCGACGTTTGATCGAACTGATGCAGTCATCCAGACAGAAAGCCAACTGATGCTCTTTCAACGGCAGGCGATCCTGGAACGGCTCCGCGCGAAGGTGGCGCGGGGCGAACCGATTGTTGGCGGCGGCGCCGGCACCGGCATCAGCGCCAAGATGTCGGAGGCGGGGGGCATTGATCTACTGGTGATCTACAACTCGGGACGCTTCCGCATGGCGGGGCGCGGCTCGCTGTCGGGCATGATGCCGTATGGCGACGCCAACGCGATTGTGCTGGAGATGGCGCGCGAGGTGATTCCGGTCGCGCGCCAGACACCGGTGCTGGCGGGCGTGTGCGGCACCGATCCGTTTCGGCTGATGCCGCTGTTTCTCAAGGAGGTGATGGCAGCCGGATTTTCGGGGGTGCAGAACTTTCCGACCGTGGGACTGATCGACGGCGTGTTTCGCGCCAATCTGGAAGAGACCGACATGGGCTTTGGGTTGGAAGTGGACATGATTCGCACGGCCAGCGAGTTGGGCCTTTTGACCACGCCGTATTGCTTCAACCCCGACGAGGCGCGGGCGATGACCGCGGCCGGGGCGGATATTTTGATTCCGCACCTGGGGCTGACGACCAAAGGCTCGATTGGCGCCAGCACGGCAGTGACGCTGGAAGAAGGGGCACGGCGCGTGCAGGCGATGTGCGACGCAGCGAAGCGCGAGCGGAGCGACGTGCTGGTGCTGTGCCACGGCGGACCGATCGCCGAGCCGGCCGACGCGCAGCACATTCTCGATCACACCGAGGGGGTGGTGGGCTTTTACGGCGCGAGCAGCATGGAGCGGTTGCCGGTGGAGCCCGCCATCGCCGGGCGGGTGCGCGAGTTCACGCAATTGCGGTTGGGCAAATAGGCCGCGTCACTTGCCGGCCAGTTCTTTGGGGGCGACGCCGGGCAGCACGTTCTCGGTATGATCGCGCAGCGTGATGTCGTGCGTCAGGAATTGCTGGTCGGTGACAAAGTAGGTGTTGAAGTCTTGCACAACAAGGTTGTGCGTGGGCGCGGGGGCCCACTCTTCGACCGATTCGATCACCACGGGGCCGTGCGGCGTGTGCAGCTTGTCGCCGATCTTGAGTTGTTTGGCCATCCGCCAGCCGACGCCATCAACCCACAAGACATGGCCGAGCGTGGGGTGCATGGCCACGCCGCCGGCAACGATCTTGAGCATGGGAGAATCGTTGCCATGCGTCTTGCCGATGACGGGCTTGAAGCCGAGCTCGCCGGTCTCGGCGCTTTGCGAGAGGACGAAGTCGCCCAGGCTGACGCTTTCGATCGGCTTGAGTCCGGTCCAGGTCATGACCGGCGTGCCAGCCACGAAGCAGGAATGCACCTG
This Pirellulales bacterium DNA region includes the following protein-coding sequences:
- a CDS encoding Tm-1-like ATP-binding domain-containing protein, with product MPLYLLATLDTKGGEARYLRDELARLGVAVTLVDVGALGEPQLEGDIDRAAVFAAAGASVKEIAARRDRGEAVTRATEGARALVRDHFERGLVSGVIAMGGSAGTTIGTAAMRALPLGVPKLMVSTLASGEVRHYVGDKDILMLNSVVDIAGLNRITKSVLSSAARAMAGMLLLPRGADAETSGKPLIAATMFGVTTPCIEEARRVLEASGYEVLVFHATGSGGKAMESLIADGLIAGVLDITTTELADELVGGFLTAGPERLTAAGQRGVPQVVSVGATDMVNFHGPESVPARFGGRKFYQHNPAVTLMRTTAEECRRIGADIGAKLAAATGPAAIYFPRRGVSAIDRAGAAFDDPEARGALLSGLRETAAGVEIVELDQHINDPEFAGVAARRLIELMQSSRQKAN
- a CDS encoding phosphoenolpyruvate hydrolase family protein; this translates as MLFQRQAILERLRAKVARGEPIVGGGAGTGISAKMSEAGGIDLLVIYNSGRFRMAGRGSLSGMMPYGDANAIVLEMAREVIPVARQTPVLAGVCGTDPFRLMPLFLKEVMAAGFSGVQNFPTVGLIDGVFRANLEETDMGFGLEVDMIRTASELGLLTTPYCFNPDEARAMTAAGADILIPHLGLTTKGSIGASTAVTLEEGARRVQAMCDAAKRERSDVLVLCHGGPIAEPADAQHILDHTEGVVGFYGASSMERLPVEPAIAGRVREFTQLRLGK
- a CDS encoding 2-dehydro-3-deoxyglucarate aldolase, which produces MRTNPVKRALREGKASYGTWLSLGDLYATRVLARMGFEWLTLDLEHAAIDWSQAAMIFAAVADAGCVPLARVPQGSHDYIKRVLDAGAWGIVVPMVNTVEQARVAIAAAKYPPVGNRSLGGGMHSLNFAASSGEYYKRANDEILVVLQTESPQGVANAEAIYSLPGVDAIFVGPVDLRANMRRPDGSEASDAEFEALLQAVIDAGNKTGTPTGMHVMDPEAALARTRQGMRFLAIGSDLRMMTERAQQVLRTVKPDGEGKDVARY